DNA sequence from the Ctenopharyngodon idella isolate HZGC_01 chromosome 14, HZGC01, whole genome shotgun sequence genome:
ATCAGCACTAACGGACACCAACGAGGAGACTGGCACTCCGTTAACCGACGAGTCCTCCAGAATGTAAGACACGCGGGCGTTCTGGTTAAAATCTGCGTCTCTGGCTCTGACTGTGAATATGGAAAGACCCGGTGTGTTGTTTTCTTGAACAGAGGCCTCATATGAGCTCTTCTCAAAGACGGGCGCGTTATCATTCACATCTGATATCTGTAAGGAGAGAGTGACGCTGCTGGAGAGAGAGGGCACGCCCTCATCAGAGCACGTCACACTGATGTTATACTCAGACTCTCGCTCTCGATCTAAATCACCATCTGTGACTAAACTGAAGAAATTAGTATTGGCAGATTTCAGAGAAAATGGAATGTTTTCACTAGTAGAACACTGAACTTTCCCATTTTCTCCCGAATCAAGATCCTGAACATTTATCATTGTAACCACGGTCTCAGATGCGGAATTTTCAGCAATCACGTTTGATTTGGACATTATACTAATAACTGGCATATTATCATTGATATCAACTACATCAACTACGATTTTACATGAGTCAGTCAGACCACCGTGATCACTCGCTTGAACGCGTATCTCATAGCGCCGAGCTGTTTCATAATCAACTAGACCTATCAATCTTACTTTACCATCAGtctcatttatttcaaatttactACGGACATCATTAGTGTTTGTTAATGTATAGGTTATTTCACTGTTTATTCCTTGATCTAGATCGGACGCACTAACTGTCGCTACAATCGTTCCCTTTGGTGAATTTTCAGTTACAGTGGTTTTATAAACTGATTGTGTGAAAACAGGAGCGTTGTCGTTTGCatctaaaacaataatatttatttgtatattaccAGACATTTGTGGATCTCCCCCGTCAATGGCTGTTAACGTTAAAGACATATGTTCCTGCTTTTCGCGATCTAGAGGCTTTTGTAAAGTCATTTCGATATGATGGTCTCCTCCTGGCTGAATCTTGAATTTCAGTGCAAAATTATCTGTTGGCTTCAACGAGTAGATCTGAAGACCATTAATTCCAACATCAAAATCCCTAGCAGGCTCTATCGTGAATTTTGCGCCAATGGACGCAGTTTCACTAATTCTGAAATTCATCTCAGCTTTTTCAAAAAATGGTGCATTGTCATTTATATCAACCACCTCAACATTAACACTGTAAAATTCCATTGGGTTTTCAAGAATGATCTGAAAATGTAGCGCGCAAGGCGTTGTCTGTCCGCACAGCGCCTCTCGGTCTATTCTCTCTTTGATAAGGAGGACTCCTCTTTCTTTATTCAGCTCGATGTATTCAGCGCTGTCTGCTGTATAAATACGCGCTTTACCCGATTTCAGTCTCTTTAAATCTAAACCCAAATCCTGCGCTATGTTCCCGACTAAAGAGCCTTTCGCCATTTCTTCAGGAATGGAGTAACTGACCTGCCCGAGAGCtgaactgagagagagaaaccaAATAAACAGCAGTACTTGCCGCGCCATTGTTCTGTCCGACATTTTGCAGAAGACCACGGGATGAAGATTAAGGATGAAAGCAAAGAAATCAGTCCAGAAAACTGGAGGAAATCATGTATATCCAAAGTGAAAAGAACAAGAAAAGTATATAAATCCAAGAGAAGGATATTAAATACAGTTTCTCCGTGATTTTCCTTCTCTCTCCTCTTCAGACTGCGCTCTCagcttctctctctctaataatATGTAGATGATGGGGGTGGAACTGCAGCAGATCTGCTCTCTAAACTGACATATTGACCAACAGCGGCACTATGAGTCCAGTCTGATGAactacagaaaatataaaattaataaaccaTTATCTCAGTGTCAGACATATCTGAGAAAAGCAGTTTTCTAAACGAAGTTccaaagtatatatatatttaaaaaaaaaatccatagcAATAAATGTCTatgaaatacaaatattacatttgtgtaaataaatattaaaggggaaaaaaataaacaaattaatttcgTGTTTGCTCAAAGTTTTGATCAGGCTATATCTGTATGTCTGAACACTGATCATACAGACAGGGAGAAATGCcttaaatacaattatacacATACGAAATATCTAATCAGTAATGAAATGGTATATAGTTTAACTTGTCAATAGGATGGCAGACCAATAAGATGTTGAAAATCTCAAAAAGACAGTCTGCTGTAAAGAGATGCAGCAGAATATATGAAGTAAATGACCGCGTCGCCGCGTTTCAGGACCATGGTCAGGGAGGCAAATGCAAACGCTGAAGACAAAACTTACTTCTTGacaaaaacaagtgaaaaaaagcaaggaaaaaaattaaatggcaAATAACGAACTGTGAATACCACgttaataatgttaacaattGTTAACTGACATTTCAGTAGCAGCGTGCCATACTGTAGGACttcaacagaaaataaaatgtaaaattaaacgAATAAAACCAGAATATAAAGCAAGTTCCACTTAAAATATGAGCGCTACCATATATAAGACAGAAAATCATTTTCTTCCAGGGCTGTACAGGAAAGATGAACTACATAAGTACAACAAAAAAGCTGACCAGACTATAATAAATGgatgaaaataaaacagcagATGTTTTGTGCCATATTCTACTatcattatttaaacatttcttaaaatcgCAGAGACACTTCATTTCAGAAAACCAGTCAGCGACCGTGTAAACAGTtcaagtaaaaatgtttaataatgagAAACGTTTTAAAACAGCACATAAATTAGTTATAAACACAATTCTCACCTGatcaaaaaaatcattattcagCCTCTCCCTCTGCGcatgcgtgagtgtgtgtgttccgCTGGTTTCCAGACTAATGATGCTCTCACTGCAAGGTCTGACGTATTTCAGATCACTCTTTCTGGAGTCAGTGGTTCTGCAAACCTCATAATTGTACACGTGCTGTAAAGTTCCTGTGCCGCCTACGTCTGCGTAAAGAGGCGGATAATACGGAATAACCGGAAGATTCGCTCCAGATTTGTAAAACATGCGCTCGCGTCTCCATCTGTAGCATTTGACTGACAGTATGGCAATGATAGACACGATAAAGAGAAATGAAACCACAGCCAAGGCCAAGACCAGATAGAAAGTCAGGTTGTCGTTGTATTCCTTGTCGTGCGTAAAGTCAGTGAACTCCGAGAGCACTTCAGGGAAGCTGTCCGCCACCGCCACGTTAACATTGACTGTAGCTGATCGAGAGGGCTGCCCGTTGTCCTCCACTACAACAGTGAGTCTTTGTTTGACAGCATCTTTATCTGTGACTTGGCGTACAGTTCTTATTTCTCCATTCTGTAAGCCCACTTCAAACAGCGCCCTGTCTGTGGCTTTGTGCAGTTTATATGAGAGCCAGGCATTCTGACCAGAGTCCACATCAACAGCCACCACTTTAGTCACCAGATAACCCACATCTGCCGAACGAGGCACTATTTCAGCCACCACAGAAGCGGCTGACTGGACCGGATACAGAACCTGAGGCGCGTTGTCATTCTGGTCCTGAATGATTATTTTCACGCTCACGTTGCTGCTGAGAGGAGGAGAGCCTCCGTCCTGCGCTTTTACGCGGAACTGGAAATCTTTGATCTGCTCGTAATCGAAAGATCGCACTGCATGTATGACTCCACTATCAGCACTAACGGACACTAACGAGGAGACGGGCACTCCGTTAACCGACGAGTCCTCCAGAATGTAAGACACGCGGGCGTTCTGGTTAAAATCTGCGTCTCTGGCTCTGACTGTGAATATGGAAAGACCCGGTGTGTTGTTTTCTTGAACAGAGGCCTCATATGAGCTCTTCTCAAAGACGGGCGCGTTATCATTCACATCTGATATCTGTAAGGAGAGAGTGACGCTGCTGGAGAGAGAGGGCACGCCCTCATCAGAGCACGTCACACTGATGTTATACTCAGACTCTCGCTCTCGATCTAAATCACTGTCTGTGACTAAACTGAAGAAATTATTCCCTGTTGATTTTAGCATAAAAGGAATGTCTTTATCTATTGTGCACGCGATCTTTCCGTTGTCGCCGGTATCAAGGTCTTGGACGGTTAGTATTGCAACAACTGTTCCATGTTTAGAATCTTCCAATACACTATTTGTTCTCGACATTATGTTTATTGCAGGTGTGTTATCATTAACGTCAATGACGTCGATAATTACTTTACAGGAATCCGAATGTCCACCTTGGTCTTTTGCTTGGACATCAATTCGataaactttgtttttttcataatcCACTTTACCAACTAATATCACGACTCCCGTGGTTTCATCTACCTTAAATAAATCATATGCACCACCAGAAGAAATGGAAAATGTAACCATGCCATTAGACCCCAGATCTGCATCAGAAGCACTGACTGTGGTTAAAACAGTGCCCGTTGGCGCATTCTCGGCTATACTCGCTCTATATGCTGCCTGACTGCAAACGGGTTCATTATCGTTGGCGTCCAAAACTGTAATTTGTATTTGCATTGTTCCTGTCAAAGGTGGATCTCCCCCATCTTTTGCTGTCAGTAAAAGTGTGATATGATCTTGCTTCTCTCTATCCAGTGGCTTCTGTAATGTCATTTCGACAGCTTTTTCACCATCAGGTTGATTGTgcagttttaaagtaaaaaaatcgTTTGTACTAAGAGTGTAATCTTGAAGATTATTAAGGCCAACATCTAGATCATTCGCTCTCTCTAAGACAAACCGAACCCCTGTTTTTGCCATTTCATTTATGTCAAACTTCATTTCGCTGTTTTTAAAGACTGGAGCATTATCGTTGATATCTGTAATCTCTACTGTGATCGAATAAAATTCCAAGGGATTTTCAAGAATTATCTGTAAATGCAGCGCGCAAGGCGTTGTCTGTCCGCACAGCGCCTCTCGGTCTATTCTCTCTTTGATAAGGAGGCCTCCTCTTTCTTTATTCAGCTCGATGTATTCAGCGCTGTCTCCTGTATAAATACGCGCTTTACCCGATTTAAGTCTCTTTAAATCTAAACCCAAATCCTGCGCTATGTTCCCGACTAAAGAGCCTTTCGCCATTTCTTCAGGAATGGAGTAACTGACCTGCCCGAGAGCtgaactgagagagagaaaccaAATAAACAGCAGTACTTGCCGCGCCATTGTTCTGTCCGACATTTTGCAGAATACCACGGGATGAAGATTAAGGATGAAAGCAAAGAAATCAGTCCAGAAAATTGGAAGAAATCATGTATATCCAAAGTGAAAAGAACAAGAAATGTATATAAATCCAAGAGAAGGATATTAAATACAGTTTCTCCGTGATTTTCCTTCTCTCTCCTCTTCAGACTGCGCTCtcagcttctctctctctctaataatATGTAGATGATGGGGGTGGAACTGCAGCAGATCTGCTCTCTAAACTGACATATTGACCAACAGCGGCACTATGAGTCCAGTCTGATGAActacagaaaatgtaaaattaacaaACCTTTATGTCAGTGTCAGACATGTTCGAGAAAATCAGTTTTAAACCAAGTTGTTAAGtataaaagtaaaacaatttCCATAACAGTAAGTATCTATAATACAAAGATTATATGAATTTGTGTTAATAAAGATTGAAGGGGGagaaaaacaaatttacatttcGTGTTTTGATGAGGCCACATCAGTATGTGAACACTGATCAAGCCAGACAGGAAGAAATAcctaaaatacaattatacacaTAAGAAATAtctaatcacaaatgaaatagtGTACAGTTCAACTTCTGAACAGGAGGACAGACCAAAAAGATGTTGACAATATCAAAAAGATTGTGTGCTGTAAAGAGATTCAGCAGTGTGTAAGAGGTAAATGACCGCTTCGCCGTGTTTCAGGACCATGGTCAGGGAAGCAAATGCAAACGCTGAATGGAGTTTCTCACTTCTTGACAAAAACAAgtgtaaatattataatactaatactactaataataatacgtTATATGTATTTAAGCGGCTCCCAAGGACGGACTCAtgcaaggaaaaaaatgtaaaatggcaAATAACGAACTCTGAATGCTACaggttaataatgttaaaatttgTTAACTGACATTTCAGTGACAGCGTGCCATATACTGCATGACTATAAaagaaaactaataaaaacagaataaaaagcAACTTCCACTTAACGTGccaaaagggggggggggggggggggggggggggggcatatCACTCGGAAGCTGAAAAATAAGcagtcattttctttctttcatgtcTATGCAGGAAAAATTAACTACATAAACGCAGCATGTCAAAAAACACTAGACCTCTAACAAGAGAGTACATCTGAGTTAcataactgcattaaatactAAACTAAAAAGTTGACCAGACTATAATAAAcggatgaaaacaaaacagcagaTGATTCGTGTCATTTCTtgctaaaattatttaaacatttcttaaaattgCAGAGACATTTCATTTCAGAAAACCAGTCAGCGACCGTGTCAACAGTTGTTCAAAGTTGTTCAATCACTATAAACGTTTTAAAATATCACATAAATTAGTTATACACAATTTCTCACCTGATCATCACAATCATCAAAGTTCAGTCTCTCCCTCTGCGcatgcgtgagtgtgtgtgttccacTGGTGTCCAGACTAATGATGCTCTCACTGCAAGGTCTGACGTATTTCAGATCACTCTTTCTGGAGTCAGTGGTTCTGCAAACCTCATAATTGTACACGTGCTGTAAAGTTCCTGTGCCGCCTACGTCTGCGTAAAGAGGCGGATAATACGGAATAACTGGAAGATTCGCTCCAGATTTGTAAAACATGCGCTCGCGTCTCCATCTGTAGCATTTGACTGACAGTATGGCAATGATAGACACGATAAAGAGAAATGAAACCACAGCCAAGGCCAAGACCAGATAGAAAGTCAGGTTATCGTTGTATTCCTTGTCGTGCGTAAAGTCAGTGAACTCCGAGAGCACTTCAGGGAAGCTGTCCGCCACCGCCACGTTAACATTGACTGTAGCTGATCGAGAGGGCTGCCCGTTGTCCTCCACTACAACAGTGAGTCTTTGTTTGACAGCATCTTTATCTGTGACTTGGCGTACAGTTCTTATTTCTCCATTCTGTAAGCCCACTTCAAACAGCGCCCTGTCTGTGGCTTTGTGCAGTTTATATGAGAGCCAGGCATTCTGACCAGAGTCCACATCAACAGCCACCACTTTAGTCACCAGATAACCCACATCTGCCGAACGAGGCATTATTTCAGCCACCACAGAAGCGGCTGACTGGACCGGATACAGAACCTGAGGCGCGTTGTCATTCTGATCCTGAATGATTATTTTCACGCTCACGTTGCTGCTGAGAGGAGGAGAGCCTCCGTCCTGCGCTTTTACGCGGAACTGGAAATCTTTGATCTGCTCGTAATCGAAAGATCGCACTGCATGTATGACTCCACTATCAGCACTAACGGACACTAACGAGGAGACGGGCACTCCGTTAACCGACGAGTCCTCCAGAATGTAAGACACGCGGGCGTTCTGGTTAAAATCTGCGTCTCTGGCTCTGACTGTGAATATGGAAAGACCCGGTGTGTTGTTTTCTTGAACAGAGGCCTCATATGAGCTCTTCTCAAAGACGGGCGCGTTATCATTCACATCTGATATCTGTAAGGAGAGAGTGACGCTGCTGGAGAGAGAGGGCACGCCCTCATCAGAGCACGTCACACTGATGTTATACTCAGACTCTCGCTCTCGGTCTAAATCACCATCTGTGACTAAACTgaagaaattattatttgtcGTCGTCAAGGTAAAAGGAATATTCTCATTAATTGAACAATAAATTTTACCGTTTTCTCCCGCATCTGGGTCTTGCACGTTTATCACAGTTACAACAGTTTCAGGATTAGAGTTTTCTGATAAGGTGGTTAATTTAGACATGATATTGATGAGCggtttattgtcatttatatcAATAACATCGACATCGATTTTACAAGAATCGGTCAGACCCCCGTCATCGCTCGCCTGTACATGAATTTGATAATGCCGAGCTTTTTCATAATCTATATTCCCTGTTACTCTCATCACACCGTTTGTTTCGTTAATTTCAAACAATTTCGAAACCTCGTCGAGAGTATTTGCTATTGAAAACTTAATTTTGCCGTTTGAGCCCTCATCCACGTCAGAGGCACTTACTGTCGTTACAACTGTGCCTTTGAGGGCATTCTCTTTAATACTCGCCTTATATATTTTATGCGTAAAAACGGGCGCGTTGTCGTTGGCATCTAAAACAGTAACATGTATCTGCGCAGTACCAGACAATTGTGGATCACCTCCATCTATCGCTGTCAGAACCAGAGACAAATGTTCCTGCTTTTCACGATCGAGGGGTTTCTGCAGAACCATTTCTACAAGCTTACTACCGTCTGCTTGACTTTGTAATTTCAATGAAAAATTATCAGTGGGCTTTAATGAATATGTCTGCAGGCCGTTTATTCCGACATCTAAATCCATTGCTCTCTCTAAAACAAATACTGCCCCCGTTACAGCTGACTCGCTGATTCTGAATCTAATTTCATCCCTTTCAAAAGAGGGTGAATGGTCATTTATATCTGTAACTTCAACTGTAACGGAGTAAAACTCTATTGGGTTTTCAAGAATAATCTGTAAATGTAGCGCGCAAGGCGTTGTCTGTCCGCACAGCGCCTCTCGGTCTATTCTCTCTTTGATAAGGAGGACTCCTCTTTCTTTATTCAGCTCGATGTATTCAGCGCTGTCTCCTGTATAAATACGCGCTTTACCCGATTTCAGCCTCTTTAAATCTAAACCCAAATCCTGCGCTATGTTCCCGACTAAAGAGCCTTTTGACATTTCTTCAGGAATGGAATAACTGACCTGCCCGAGAGCtgaactgagagagagaaaccaAATAAACAGCAGTACTTGCCGCGCCATTGTTCTGTCCGACATTTTGCAGAAGACCACGGGATGAAGAATAAGGATGAAAGCAAAGAAATCAGTCCAGAAAACTGGAAGAAATCATGTATATCCAAAGTGAAAAGAACAAGAAAAGTTTATAAATCCAAGAGAAGGATATTAAATACAGTTTCTCCGTGATTTTCCTTCTCTCTCCTCTTCAGACTGCGCTCTCagcttctctctctctaataatATGGAGATGATGGGGGTGGAACTGCAGCAGATCTGCTCTCTAAACTGACATATTGACCAACAGCGGCACTATGAGTCCAGTCTGATGAActacagaaaatgtaaaattcacAAACCTTTATGTCAGTGTCAGACATGTTCGAGAAAATCAGTTCTAAACCAAGTTCTTAAGtataaaagtaaaacaatttCCATAACAGTAAGTATCTATAATACAAAGATTGTATGAGTTTGTGTTAATAAAGATTGAAGCGGgagaaaaacaaatacatttcgTGTTTTGATGAGGCCATATCAGTATATGAACACTGATCAAGCCAGACAGGAAGAAATAcctaaaatacaattatacacaTAAGAAAAATCTAATCAGAAATGAAATAGTGTACAGATCAACTTCTGAACAGGAGGACAGACCAAAGCGATGTTGAAAATATCAAAAAGATTGTGTGCTGTAAAGAGATGTAGCAGTATGTAAGAGGTAAATGACCGCGTCGCCGTGTTTCAGGACCATGGTCAGGGAAGCAAATGCAAATGCTGAATGGAGTTTCTCACTTCTTGacaaaaacaagtgaaaataatactaatactaatactaatactaataatacgTTATATTTATTTAAGCGCCTTTCAAGGACCCAAGGACGGACTCAtgcaaggaaaaaaatgtaaaatggcaAATAACGAACTCTGAATGCTTCaggttaataatgttaaaatttgTTAACTGACATTTCAGTGACAGCGTGCCATATACTGCATGactataaatgaaaataaataaaaacagaataaaaagcAACTTCCACTTAACGTgccaaagggaaaaaaagacatcATTCGGAAGCTGAAAAATAAGCAGTCATGAACTTGAACTTCATAAACGTAACATGTCAAAAAACACTAGACCTCTAACAAGAGAGTACATTTGAGTTACACAACTGCAATAAATGCTAAACTAAAAAGTTGACCAGACTATAATAAAcggatgaaaacaaaacagcagaTGATTCGTGTCATTTCTtgctaaaattatttaaacatttcttaaaattgCAGAGACATTTCATTTCAGAAAACCAGTCAGCGACCGTGTCAACAGTTGTTCAAAGTTGTTCAATCACTATAAACGTTTTAAAATATCACATAAATTAGTTATACACAATTTCTCACCTGATCATCACAATCATCAAAGTTCAGTCTCTCCCTCTGCGcatgcgtgagtgtgtgtgttccacTGGTGTCCAGACTAATGATGCTCTCACTGCAAGGTCTGACGTATTTCAGATCACTCTTTCTGGAGTCAGTGGTTCTGCAAACCTCATAATTGTACACGTGCTGCAAAGTTCCTGTTCCGCCTACGTCTGCGTAAAGAGGCGGATAATACGGAATAACTGGAAGATTCCCTCCAGATTTGTAAAACATGCGCTCGCGTCTCCATCTGTAGCATTTTACTGACAGTATGGCAATGATAGACACGATAAAGAGAAATGAAACCACAGCCAAGGCCAAGACCAGATAGAAAGTCAGGTTGTCGTTGTATTCCTTGTCGTGCGTAAAGTCAGTGAACTCCGAGAGCACTTCAGGGAAGCTGTCCGCCACCGCCACGTTAACATTGACTGTAGCTGATCGAGAGGGCTGCCCATTGTCCTCCACTACAACAGTGAGTCTTTGTTTGACAGCATCTTTATCTGTGACTTGGCGTACAGTTCTTATTTCTCCATTCTGTAAGCCCACTTCAAACAGCGCCCTGTCTGTGGCTTTGTGCAGTTTATATGAGAGCCAGGCATTCTGACCAGAGTCCACATCAACAGCCACCACTTTAGTCACCAGATAACCCACATCTGCCGAACGAGGCACTATTTCAGCCACCACAGAAGCGGCTGACTGGACCGGATACAGAACCTGAGGCGCGTTGTCATTCTGGTCCTGAATGATTATTTTCACGCTCACGTTGCTGCTGAGAGGAGGAGAGCCTCCGTCCTGCGCTTTTACGCGGAACTGGAAATCTTTGATCTGCTCGTAATCGAAAGATCGCACTGCACGTATGACTCCACTATCAGCACTAACGGACACTAACGAGGAGACGGGCACTCCGTTAACCGACGAGTCCTCCAGAATGTAAGACACGCGGGCGTTCTGGTTAAAATCTGCGTCTCTGGCTCTGACTGTGAATATGGAAAGACCCGGTGTGTTGTTTTCTTGAACAGAGGCCTCATATGAGCTCTTCTCAAAGACGGGCGCGTTATCATTCACATCTGATATCTGTAAGGAGAGAGTGACGCTGCTGGAGAGAGAGGGCACGCCCTCATCAGAGCACGTCACACTGATGTTATACTCAGACTCTCGCTCTCGGTCTAAATCACCATCTGTGACTAAACTgaagaaattattatttgttgaCTTTAGGGTAAAAGGAATATTCTTATTAATTGAACAATAAATTTGACCGTTTTCTCCCGCATCTGGGTCTTGCACGTTTATCATTGTTACAACAGTTCCAGGATTAGAGTTTTCTGATAAGGTGGTTAATTTAGACATGATATTGATGAGTggtttattgtcatttatatcAATCACATCTACATCGATTTTACAAGAATCAGTCAGACCCCCGTCATCGCTCGCCTGTACATGAATTTGATAATGCCGAGCTTTTTCATAATCTACATTCCCTGTTACTCTCACATCACCGTTTGTTTCGTTAATTTCAAACAATTCCGGAACATTGTCGAGGGTATTTGTAATAGCATATTTTACTTTGCCGTTTGAGCCCTCGTCCAAATCTGAAGCGCTCACCGTCGTTACAACTGTGCCTTTGACGGCATTCTCAATGATATTtgctttatatattttatgcgTAAAAACAGGCGCGTTGTCGTTCACATCTAAAACAGTAATATGTATCTGCGCAGTACCAGACAATTGCGGATCACCTCCATCTATCGCTGTCAGAACCAGAGACAAATGCTCCTGCTTTTCACGATCAAGGGGTTTCTGCAGAACCATTTCTACAAGCTTACTACCGTCTGCCTGAGCTTgcaatttcaataaaaaattatCAGTGGGCTTTAGTAAATAAGTCTGCAAGCCATTTGTTCCGACATCTAAATCCATTGCCCTCTCTAAAACAAATACTGCTCCAGTTACAGCTGACTCACTGATTCTGAATCTCATCTCAGCCCGTTTAAAGAAGGGCGAATGGTCATTCACATCTGTAACTTCGACAGTAACAGAGTACCATTCCATTGGGTTTTCAAGAATAATCTGTAAATGCAGCGCGCAAGGCGTTTTCTGTCCGCACAGCGCCTCTCGGTCTATTCTCTCTTTGATAAGGAGGACTCCTCTTTCTTTATTCAGCTCGATGTATTCAGCGCTGTCTCCTGTATAAATACGCGCTTTACCCGATTTCAGCCTCTTTAAATCTAATCCCAAATCCTGCGCTATGTTCCCGACTAAAGAGCCTTTCGCCATTTCTTCAGGAATGGAGTAACTGACCTGCCCGAGAGCtgaactgag
Encoded proteins:
- the LOC127525756 gene encoding protocadherin beta-16-like isoform X19, whose translation is MSDRTMARQVLLFIWFLSLSSALGQVSYSIPEEMAKGSLVGNIAQDLGLDLKRLKSGKARIYTGDSAEYIELNKERGVLLIKERIDREALCGQKTPCALHLQIILENPMEWYSVTVEVTDVNDHSPFFKRAEMRFRISESAVTGAVFVLERAMDLDVGTNGLQTYLLKPTDNFLLKLQAQADGSKLVEMVLQKPLDREKQEHLSLVLTAIDGGDPQLSGTAQIHITVLDVNDNAPVFTHKIYKANIIENAVKGTVVTTVSASDLDEGSNGKVKYAITNTLDNVPELFEINETNGDVRVTGNVDYEKARHYQIHVQASDDGGLTDSCKIDVDVIDINDNKPLINIMSKLTTLSENSNPGTVVTMINVQDPDAGENGQIYCSINKNIPFTLKSTNNNFFSLVTDGDLDRERESEYNISVTCSDEGVPSLSSSVTLSLQISDVNDNAPVFEKSSYEASVQENNTPGLSIFTVRARDADFNQNARVSYILEDSSVNGVPVSSLVSVSADSGVIRAVRSFDYEQIKDFQFRVKAQDGGSPPLSSNVSVKIIIQDQNDNAPQVLYPVQSAASVVAEIVPRSADVGYLVTKVVAVDVDSGQNAWLSYKLHKATDRALFEVGLQNGEIRTVRQVTDKDAVKQRLTVVVEDNGQPSRSATVNVNVAVADSFPEVLSEFTDFTHDKEYNDNLTFYLVLALAVVSFLFIVSIIAILSVKCYRWRRERMFYKSGGNLPVIPYYPPLYADVGGTGTLQHVYNYEVCRTTDSRKSDLKYVRPCSESIISLDTSGTHTLTHAQRERLNFDDCDDQQKPPSGDWRFTQNQRPGPSGAAATPEVAVGTGPWPNPPTEAEQLQALMAAANEVSEATNTLAPGTMGLSTRYSPQFTLQHVPDYRQNVYIPGSTATLTSNQQQPQQALPPPQVAAAAQPEPPKAAQTPASKKKSTKKEKK
- the LOC127525756 gene encoding protocadherin beta-16-like isoform X24, with product MSDRTMARQVLLFIWFLSLSSALGQVSYSIPEEMSKGSLVGNIAQDLGLDLKRLKSGKARIYTGDSAEYIELNKERGVLLIKERIDREALCGQTTPCALHLQIILENPIEFYSVTVEVTDINDHSPSFERDEIRFRISESAVTGAVFVLERAMDLDVGINGLQTYSLKPTDNFSLKLQSQADGSKLVEMVLQKPLDREKQEHLSLVLTAIDGGDPQLSGTAQIHVTVLDANDNAPVFTHKIYKASIKENALKGTVVTTVSASDVDEGSNGKIKFSIANTLDEVSKLFEINETNGVMRVTGNIDYEKARHYQIHVQASDDGGLTDSCKIDVDVIDINDNKPLINIMSKLTTLSENSNPETVVTVINVQDPDAGENGKIYCSINENIPFTLTTTNNNFFSLVTDGDLDRERESEYNISVTCSDEGVPSLSSSVTLSLQISDVNDNAPVFEKSSYEASVQENNTPGLSIFTVRARDADFNQNARVSYILEDSSVNGVPVSSLVSVSADSGVIHAVRSFDYEQIKDFQFRVKAQDGGSPPLSSNVSVKIIIQDQNDNAPQVLYPVQSAASVVAEIVPRSADVGYLVTKVVAVDVDSGQNAWLSYKLHKATDRALFEVGLQNGEIRTVRQVTEKDAVKQRLTVVVEDNGQPSRSATVNVNVAVADSFPEVLSEFTDFTHDKEYNDNLTFYLVLALAVVSFLFIVSIIAILSVKCYRWRRERMFYKSGANLPVIPYYPPLYADVGGTGTLQHVYNYEVCRTTDSRKSDLKYVRPCSESIISLDTSGTHTLTHAQRERLNNDDSFDQQKPPSGDWRFTQNQRPGPSGAAATPEVAVGTGPWPNPPTEAEQLQALMAAANEVSEATNTLAPGTMGLSTRYSPQFTLQHVPDYRQNVYIPGSTATLTSNQQQPQQALPPPQVAAAAQPEPPKAAQTPASKKKSTKKEKK
- the LOC127525756 gene encoding protocadherin beta-16-like isoform X25, giving the protein MSDRTMARQVLLFIWFLSLSSALGQVSYSIPEEMSKGSLVGNIAQDLGLDLKRLKSGKARIYTGDSAEYIELNKERGVLLIKERIDREALCGQTTPCALHLQIILENPIEFYSVTVEVTDINDHSPSFERDEIRFRISESAVTGAVFVLERAMDLDVGINGLQTYSLKPTDNFSLKLQSQADGSKLVEMVLQKPLDREKQEHLSLVLTAIDGGDPQLSGTAQIHVTVLDANDNAPVFTHKIYKASIKENALKGTVVTTVSASDVDEGSNGKIKFSIANTLDEVSKLFEINETNGVMRVTGNIDYEKARHYQIHVQASDDGGLTDSCKIDVDVIDINDNKPLINIMSKLTTLSENSNPETVVTVINVQDPDAGENGKIYCSINENIPFTLTTTNNNFFSLVTDGDLDRERESEYNISVTCSDEGVPSLSSSVTLSLQISDVNDNAPVFEKSSYEASVQENNTPGLSIFTVRARDADFNQNARVSYILEDSSVNGVPVSSLVSVSADSGVIHAVRSFDYEQIKDFQFRVKAQDGGSPPLSSNVSVKIIIQDQNDNAPQVLYPVQSAASVVAEIVPRSADVGYLVTKVVAVDVDSGQNAWLSYKLHKATDRALFEVGLQNGEIRTVRQVTDKDAVKQRLTVVVEDNGQPSRSATVNVNVAVADSFPEVLSEFTDFTHDKEYNDNLTFYLVLALAVVSFLFIVSIIAILSVKCYRWRRERMFYKSGANLPVIPYYPPLYADVGGTGTLQHVYNYEVCRTTDSRKSDLKYVRPCSESIISLDTSGTHTLTHAQREILNIEDSDKQKPPSGDWRFTQNQRPGPSGAAATPEVAVGTGPWPNPPTEAEQLQALMAAANEVSEATNTLAPGTMGLSTRYSPQFTLQHVPDYRQNVYIPGSTATLTSNQQQPQQALPPPQVAAAAQPEPPKAAQTPASKKKSTKKEKK